The following nucleotide sequence is from Chryseobacterium sp. CY350.
GTTGTCTTTACTGTCTTCCAACAGTTCAAAATCACCGTAAGAATGCTGATGAAAAATATTCTTCTGTCGAATAGTTTGTCCGTCAAAAAGATCGACATAATCCGTTGGTCTATCAGCAGTTAACACCAAAAGCGGAATATTCGAATAAAAAGCTTCTGTAACGGCAGGATAATAATTTGCTGCCGCAGAACCGCTTGTACAAGTGATTGCAACAGGTTTTTTCTCGCTTATTGCCATTCCAAGAGCTACAAATGCTGCACTTCTTTCATCAACGATACTGAAACAGTTGAAGTCATCCAATTCCGAAAAATGAATCGCCAGAGGAGCGTTTCTTGATCCCGGAGAAATGACAACGTCTAAAATTCCGTATTGCTGAAAAAGATTGGCAAGTACCTGAATACTTCTCTTGGAGGAATATTTTTTCATAGGACAAAATTAATGGTTTTTGTTGAGTTCTTAAAGTAAATTTTAACACGACAAGTTTTGTCGTTACCTGCCTCTACATTTGTCTCAAAGAAAAAAAAGAACAAATGTAAAACCAAAACAGAACGACTAAAACAAATAAAATGGAAAAATTTGATGACGAATTTGGGGATTTATCCGCATACAAAATATTGTCTTTCGAAGAAATAACTAAAGGCTTTGAAGGGAATAAAAATCCGTTGCAGGGACTTTCAGGAATACAAAATTCTAAAGAAATCCAAACTAAAGATGATGAATACATCAATCTTACCAAATTGCTAGGAGATATAAAATCCAGCTATAGCGAAGGGAAAGGAAATCTGATGCAATATGTGTTTAATGACTATTTTCAAGATATAGCCCAAACCTATATCATGGATGGACAAAAGCATATTGATGTTTCCGCTAAGATTTACCTCAAAAATGGAATAGTAAAAGTTTCTCAAAGAGTAGGAAGCGACAAACCTCGTATGCAAATGTTTTTCGATGAAAATGATAAGCTTACCTATCTCTTACATTCCGTTACGAAGATACAATGCAGAGTGCTATACAAGTAAGGACACATTCTTATGTAGAATACAAAAATCTTTTATTGTATTTGGGTTACGGAGATGTGGAAAAAAGATTACGAAGCTTCTTCCTATTTTATCAAGGAGTTTACATATTTTTTGAAAGACCCTAAAAATAAAGTAGCTGATTTGCACAAAGTATATGCAGATTTGCCCAAAAGCTTTGTCCTACATATACATCTTCCCACAGAAACTGTAGTAAAACATCTAAATATACTTACGAAAGAAGATGATACAGGATGGTTTAGCTGGGCAAAAGACACAAGTTCCTTGCTGATTACTGTATTGGCAATGTTTCGAGATTATGACAAGGTAGTAGATTATTTTAATGAGAACCCGAAATTAGTGAATGAGATTTATGATAATCTTGATGGACATTCTGAAATTTTGGGACAGCCAATTTCTAACCGAATACTATTTGCTTCTACATTAAATGTGTTTACACAAAAAGATAAAGATGCAAAAACAAAAATTACCAATGTTCTCACAAGCAGAGATGGTTATTTTATAGAGTCGAATATTTTAGAATTGAATGACACCCTCAATACCATTAAAGGAATCGTAAGCTTCGATTGGGATTTCGATTACAAAGATGCTATTTTCTTACAGCAGAAAAGGGCAACTACGACCATCCTTGAGCAACAGGAAACCGATGAATTCGGAAAAGGTGGGACAACTAGAAGAGACCAGAACCGAAAATGAAGACATAGATCCCGGTTATTTTTATAACCCAATGAGCCCAGTGATTTACTTAGGCGAGGAAGGAGAACCAAAGTTGATAACCGCCTTATTTATAAAAGCCATTGCCGATGAGAAAGAATGGGCACGAGTAATGCAAAACATACGCATTGGAGGAGATATTTTTGCCATCATTTTAGGAGTGATAACATTAGGGGCTACTTCAGAATTTTCTGCATTGGCAATTGCAGATCTTGCTTTAGCAAGCGTAGATTTATCATTAATGAATGAGGATGTACAAAAATGGCTGTCTCAATATCCGGAAGGAAAATGGTTTGTAGAAAACTGGGACTTAATCTATGCCCTTGTGGGCGCAGGAATAATGAGCGTAGTGATGATTGAGGGAATCCTTACTCATGGTCCTGCACTTTTGGAAAGAGTAAAAAATCTTAAAAACATAAAAGAAAATTATCTTATTTTTACAAAACAGCTGGAGAAACTAATTGCAGAATTAGATATCTATAAAGCCAGAACTGCTACCAATATAATAGAGGAAGTAGTAATTACGGCTAAGAAAAATGCATTGTTAGAGAAGCTACTGAAACCATTTTTAAGTTCCGATGCCAATCTAGAATACATTATAGAGCAACTAGCCAAAAGAAAAATCTCAGTAAAAAAAGCAGGAGATAATCTTTATGAAATTTATTATAATGGTAAATTAGTTACAGCAACAGATGCCAATGAAGCGGGAGTCTTCCTAAAAGATAATTTTTGGAAAACAGAAAAGCAATTGCAAGAGGTTGCAAAGATGGCAAAACCTCACGATATTGATAAGTACTTGGGAGGGAAAATTTTAAAAGAATCACAAATCAGAAAATTTAGAGGAGACTTAAAGAAAAGAGGAACAGCATTAATTTTAGAAGAAGATATTTTATTAAATAAATCGGGACAAATTACCAACAAGGCTGTTGTCAAAAACTTCAAGCCTGTGATTTTAGATAGATTTAAGTTTGATAACATATACGATTTGTATAATTATCTACGAAGAAAAGGTTATGCAGGATTATTTGATCATCAAAATAAACAGATTATCTTAACAAAAAATCCAACAGAGTATTTGATATTTCACGAGATGGGGCATTTAAAACATTTAGAAGAAATAAAAGATATTTATAAAACACTACAGCCTTGGCAAAGAGAAACTTATGTGTTTGAAGAAATTTGGAAACAAAGACACCTTTGGACGAAAAAAGAGTTGCAACACGCATTAAATTATGTGAATTTCGAGAGAAAAAATGCTGGTCAATCATTAATAATAAAAAAATTATAATCAATATGAAGCATAC
It contains:
- a CDS encoding zincin-like metallopeptidase toxin domain-containing protein: MNSEKVGQLEETRTENEDIDPGYFYNPMSPVIYLGEEGEPKLITALFIKAIADEKEWARVMQNIRIGGDIFAIILGVITLGATSEFSALAIADLALASVDLSLMNEDVQKWLSQYPEGKWFVENWDLIYALVGAGIMSVVMIEGILTHGPALLERVKNLKNIKENYLIFTKQLEKLIAELDIYKARTATNIIEEVVITAKKNALLEKLLKPFLSSDANLEYIIEQLAKRKISVKKAGDNLYEIYYNGKLVTATDANEAGVFLKDNFWKTEKQLQEVAKMAKPHDIDKYLGGKILKESQIRKFRGDLKKRGTALILEEDILLNKSGQITNKAVVKNFKPVILDRFKFDNIYDLYNYLRRKGYAGLFDHQNKQIILTKNPTEYLIFHEMGHLKHLEEIKDIYKTLQPWQRETYVFEEIWKQRHLWTKKELQHALNYVNFERKNAGQSLIIKKL